The Pseudarthrobacter sulfonivorans genome includes a window with the following:
- a CDS encoding DivIVA domain-containing protein, with translation MGAVSFFLVYLAIVLIAATLWAGAGGRRGILRSLRRGSEPATGSEVPENPILYQGFGQPPANLPPVLLPADAAPADVDRVRFSLGLRGYRMDQVDQVLDELRDQIAAKDEEMGRLRARLLESERAAHPEAGA, from the coding sequence ATGGGTGCTGTGAGTTTTTTCCTGGTCTACCTCGCCATCGTGCTGATCGCCGCCACCCTGTGGGCAGGCGCCGGTGGCCGCCGCGGCATTCTGCGCAGCCTCCGCCGGGGCAGTGAACCGGCCACAGGCTCCGAGGTCCCGGAGAATCCGATTCTCTACCAGGGGTTCGGGCAGCCGCCCGCCAACCTTCCGCCGGTGCTGCTGCCCGCGGACGCTGCACCTGCCGACGTCGACCGGGTCCGCTTCTCCCTCGGCCTGCGTGGGTACCGGATGGACCAGGTGGACCAGGTCCTCGACGAACTGCGGGACCAGATCGCGGCCAAAGACGAAGAAATGGGCAGGCTCCGGGCACGGCTGCTGGAATCGGAACGGGCGGCGCACCCGGAGGCCGGCGCTTGA
- a CDS encoding glutamate ABC transporter substrate-binding protein, with product MKAFMTRRKSFFVAATAALALSLSACGGTTPGTTSDPTVADKPTFAAGTTMAKLSAAGTIKIGTKYDQPLFGQVGLDGKPVGFDVEMGKLIAAKLGIAADKIEWSETVSANREPFIEQGRVDLVIATYTINDKRKQVVDFAGPYYEAGQALMVLKDNDTIKKPEDVKGKKVCSVTGSTPAATIVEKYQAELSPAGTYSACLEPLRNKQVEAITTDNVILAGFVDKEPEVFKLASDETFTKEPYGIGLKKGDTEFRNWINDQLEAFGKDGSYKKAWEATAGSVIKTAPELPAIVRY from the coding sequence ATGAAGGCATTTATGACCCGCCGGAAGTCGTTCTTCGTGGCGGCTACTGCTGCCCTGGCGTTGTCCCTGAGCGCATGCGGCGGCACCACCCCCGGCACCACCAGCGATCCCACTGTTGCCGACAAGCCGACGTTTGCCGCCGGCACCACCATGGCCAAGCTGTCCGCCGCAGGCACCATCAAGATCGGCACAAAGTACGACCAGCCGCTCTTCGGACAGGTGGGTCTGGACGGCAAGCCGGTGGGCTTCGACGTCGAGATGGGCAAGCTGATCGCTGCCAAGCTGGGCATCGCTGCGGACAAGATCGAATGGTCAGAGACTGTCTCTGCCAACCGCGAACCGTTCATCGAACAGGGCAGGGTAGACCTGGTCATCGCCACGTACACCATCAACGACAAGCGCAAGCAGGTTGTGGACTTTGCCGGCCCGTACTACGAGGCAGGCCAGGCGCTGATGGTCCTCAAGGACAACGACACCATCAAGAAGCCCGAAGACGTCAAGGGCAAGAAGGTTTGCTCCGTGACCGGCTCCACCCCTGCTGCCACGATCGTTGAGAAGTACCAAGCCGAACTGTCGCCTGCCGGGACCTACTCGGCCTGCCTTGAGCCGCTGCGCAACAAGCAGGTTGAAGCCATCACCACGGACAACGTGATCCTGGCCGGCTTTGTGGACAAGGAGCCTGAGGTCTTCAAGCTGGCCTCGGATGAAACCTTCACCAAGGAGCCGTACGGCATTGGCCTGAAGAAGGGCGACACCGAGTTCCGCAACTGGATCAACGACCAGCTCGAGGCGTTTGGCAAGGACGGGTCCTACAAGAAGGCCTGGGAAGCAACTGCAGGTTCGGTCATCAAGACCGCCCCTGAGCTTCCTGCCATCGTCCGCTACTAG
- a CDS encoding amino acid ABC transporter permease — translation MEVIIENLPLYWEGLLRTLFLSVVSGIIALILGTLLAAARVSPVAALRGFSTVYVEILRNTPLTIAFFFAVVVLPRLGVTFQQFEVAAIIALSAYTAAFIAEAVRSGVNSVPLGQAEAARSIGMNFGQVLNLIILPQALRTVIPPLINILIALVKNSSVAGAFFVLELFGYGRQMANANGDQVMAVLLGVAFFYLLLTIPLGVLASTVERKVAIAR, via the coding sequence ATGGAAGTCATCATTGAAAACCTCCCTCTTTATTGGGAAGGCCTTCTCCGCACTCTTTTCCTGTCCGTCGTCTCCGGGATCATCGCCCTCATCCTCGGAACACTCCTGGCAGCCGCCCGCGTTTCCCCCGTTGCAGCCCTGCGGGGTTTCAGCACCGTCTACGTGGAAATCCTCCGGAACACACCCCTGACCATCGCCTTCTTTTTTGCTGTGGTTGTCCTGCCCCGCCTCGGCGTGACATTCCAGCAGTTCGAGGTCGCAGCGATCATCGCGCTTAGCGCCTACACAGCGGCCTTCATTGCTGAAGCAGTCCGTTCAGGCGTTAACAGCGTCCCGCTCGGCCAGGCTGAGGCTGCGCGCAGCATCGGCATGAATTTCGGCCAGGTCCTGAACCTCATTATCCTGCCGCAGGCGCTGCGGACTGTGATCCCGCCGCTGATCAACATCCTGATTGCCCTCGTCAAGAACTCCTCCGTCGCCGGCGCGTTCTTTGTCCTGGAACTGTTCGGCTACGGACGCCAAATGGCCAACGCCAACGGTGACCAGGTCATGGCAGTTCTGCTGGGCGTGGCGTTCTTCTATCTGCTCCTCACCATTCCGCTGGGCGTCCTTGCCAGCACGGTGGAACG
- a CDS encoding amino acid ABC transporter ATP-binding protein, translating into MTTHVPGDALVSLNGVNKHYGQLHVLKDINLHVRKGEVVVVIGPSGSGKSTLCRAINRLETIEGGTISIDGKVMPEEGKELAQLRADVGMVFQSFNLFAHKTILENVTLGPIKVKGVAKAQADKEAMALLERVGVGHQAPKLPAQLSGGQQQRVAIARALAMKPKVMLFDEPTSALDPEMINEVLDVMIQLAKEGMTMVVVTHEMGFARKAADRVVFMADGQIVEDAKPEEFFTNPKSERAKDFLSKLLTH; encoded by the coding sequence ATGACTACTCATGTGCCCGGCGATGCGCTCGTCTCCCTGAATGGTGTGAATAAGCATTACGGTCAGTTGCACGTTTTGAAGGACATCAATCTCCACGTCCGTAAGGGCGAAGTGGTGGTGGTCATTGGCCCGTCAGGCTCAGGAAAGTCCACGTTGTGCCGTGCCATCAACCGTCTGGAAACCATCGAAGGCGGCACTATCAGCATTGATGGAAAGGTGATGCCGGAGGAGGGGAAGGAGCTGGCCCAGCTCCGCGCCGACGTCGGGATGGTCTTTCAGTCCTTCAACCTCTTCGCGCACAAGACCATCCTTGAGAACGTGACGCTTGGTCCCATCAAAGTCAAAGGCGTTGCCAAGGCCCAGGCCGACAAGGAAGCCATGGCATTGCTGGAGCGCGTGGGCGTGGGGCACCAGGCCCCCAAACTCCCGGCGCAGCTCTCCGGCGGCCAGCAGCAGCGCGTGGCCATCGCCCGCGCCCTGGCGATGAAACCAAAGGTCATGCTCTTTGATGAGCCCACCTCTGCGCTGGACCCCGAGATGATCAACGAGGTCCTTGACGTCATGATCCAGCTGGCCAAGGAAGGCATGACCATGGTTGTGGTCACGCACGAAATGGGCTTCGCCCGGAAAGCCGCCGACCGTGTGGTTTTCATGGCGGATGGCCAGATCGTAGAGGATGCCAAGCCGGAAGAATTCTTCACCAACCCGAAGAGTGAGCGCGCGAAGGACTTCCTGTCCAAGCTGCTCACTCACTGA
- a CDS encoding TIGR00730 family Rossman fold protein, with product MSINGDPAKTSQPRRKGPLELRRKQAAVEMSDQHLLDTKGAGQFVHSDPWRVLRIQSEFVEGFGALADLGPAVSVFGSARTKPGSPYYEMGMEVGRKLAAAGVAVITGGGPGSMEAANRGTVEGNGVSVGLGIELPFEQGLNQWVDLGINFRYFFARKTMFVKYAQGFIVLPGGLGTLDELFEAMVLVQTRKVTSFPIVLLGVDFWGPMIEWIKGTLVAEGMVSAKDLDLIQVVDDPAEAVQLVLHWTPPVSTNGEQRPE from the coding sequence ATGAGCATCAACGGAGATCCGGCCAAAACTTCCCAGCCGCGCCGTAAGGGGCCCCTTGAACTCCGTCGCAAGCAGGCGGCTGTGGAAATGTCCGACCAGCATTTGCTTGATACCAAAGGCGCAGGACAGTTCGTCCATTCAGACCCCTGGCGTGTCCTCCGGATCCAGAGCGAGTTCGTCGAGGGGTTCGGCGCGCTTGCCGATCTGGGGCCCGCCGTCAGTGTCTTCGGCTCGGCGCGCACCAAGCCCGGCAGCCCGTACTACGAAATGGGCATGGAAGTAGGCCGGAAGCTGGCAGCCGCGGGCGTGGCCGTCATTACCGGCGGCGGTCCGGGCTCCATGGAGGCCGCCAACCGCGGCACCGTGGAAGGCAACGGCGTCTCCGTCGGCCTGGGCATTGAATTGCCCTTCGAGCAGGGCCTGAACCAGTGGGTGGACCTCGGCATTAACTTCCGCTACTTCTTCGCCCGGAAGACCATGTTCGTCAAGTATGCCCAGGGCTTCATCGTTCTTCCCGGCGGGTTGGGAACGCTGGATGAACTCTTTGAAGCCATGGTCCTGGTCCAGACCCGGAAAGTGACCTCCTTCCCGATCGTGCTCCTCGGCGTCGACTTCTGGGGGCCGATGATCGAATGGATCAAGGGCACCCTCGTGGCCGAGGGAATGGTCTCCGCAAAGGACCTGGACCTCATCCAGGTGGTGGACGATCCCGCCGAAGCGGTGCAACTGGTACTGCACTGGACGCCCCCGGTTTCCACCAACGGCGAGCAACGGCCCGAATAG